The Salifodinibacter halophilus genome contains the following window.
GCCGCTTGTTCGCCGACGAAATTCTCGTCGCCACCACGCACGCACAGGTCGTGCTCAGTGGCCGCGGCGCGCTGGTGGGCGAGCGCGCAGAGCGTTTCGCCGCGCTGCGCGAGCGCCACGGCGAGCGCTTGCAC
Protein-coding sequences here:
- a CDS encoding KR domain-containing protein, which gives rise to RETLRWQAIDDAPEAAPLTFKEHGVYLITGGLGGLGRLFADEILVATTHAQVVLSGRGALVGERAERFAALRERHGERLH